The following coding sequences lie in one Rutidosis leptorrhynchoides isolate AG116_Rl617_1_P2 chromosome 6, CSIRO_AGI_Rlap_v1, whole genome shotgun sequence genomic window:
- the LOC139855359 gene encoding uncharacterized protein: MGCLQSARTSVLVNGSSTREFSMKKGLHQGDPLSAFLFIIVMEGLHLAFHKAMENIYLRGIKVRESNLRMSHFLYADDVIIMSEWSGQELDYIINILEVFHLVSGLKVNVSKSLIFGVGVADSMVTAFENSAGCRSASFAQGGLNIDSLKAFSLALSHKGRWQYLNTPDDFGVKSIKSIHGNVFENTLGNGYWTAIVDTRLKSISDPLIPLNIIHMEVGDERSISFWNDIWCGTSSLVSHYTRLYHLNSNKFNSIAEKRVNNEWQWIWVRDNIGVRIYKC, from the exons ATGGGTTGCTTACAGTCTGCTAGAACCTCGGTATTAGTAAACGGGAGCTCGACCCGTGAATTTTCGATGAAAAAAGGATTACACCAGGGTGACCCGTTAAGCGCGTTTCTTTTTATCATTGTTATGGAAGGTTTACACTTAGCTTTTCATAAAGCAATGGAGAACATATACTTGCGTGGTATTAAAGTCAGGGAAAGTAATCTCCGCATGTCACACTTTCTTTATGCAGATGATGTTATCATTATGTCCGAATGGAGTGGACAAGAATTAGATTACATTATTAATATTTTGGAAGTGTTTCATTTGGTTTCGGGTCTAAAAGTTAACGTTTCTAAATCACTTATTTTTGGTGTGGGTGTTGCAGATTCAATGGTAACTGCATTTGAGAATAGTGCAGGTTGCAGGTCAG CCTCATTTGCTCAAGGTGGGTTAAACATCGATAGTCTCAAAGCTTTCAGCCTCGCTTTAAGTCATAAAGGGAGATGGCAATACCTGAATACTCCGGATGATTTTGGGGTGAAATCGATAAAGtcgattcatggtaatgtttttgaGAATACTCTTGGTAATGGTTATTGGACTGCCATTGTTGATACACGTTTGAAGTCTATTTCAGATCCGTTAATACCTTTGAACATCATTCATATGGAGGTGGGAGACGAGAGAAGCATTAGTTTCTGGAACGATATTTGGTGTGGTACTTCTTCTCTTGTGTCCCATTACACACGCCTATACCATCTTAATTCCAATAAATTCAATTCTATTGCGGAAAAGAGAGTGAATAACGAATGGCAGTGGATATGGGTTAGGGATAATATCGGTGTTCGAATTTACAAATGTTAG